A part of Setaria viridis chromosome 8, Setaria_viridis_v4.0, whole genome shotgun sequence genomic DNA contains:
- the LOC117866458 gene encoding putative clathrin assembly protein At1g33340, producing the protein MKVFKGKIWAAIGSLMDHAGTASTKASSAAAVPDRALLADIEAAVERCTGGGGGGDDDRHVHEILFLVSNAPGAITFLSRRITVRLEAARAPAAALRSLLLVHRLLRAGDRYFEQDLRGLWASRDLRVDAPRCSCSPLAAGAGAAYVSAGAAAATGACAFVHGYSAYLEERMQWVINQAGNLEPARRPPALAPPNHDGKPPPPPPSSSSSHDAEAETLLLKLAMCQRLLDLAIQLLPDNNTSGCAAVRSAFGIVLRESFKVYDAFTEGLDAMLLRSRSLAGLSKPMRVSAHEILKKACAQTPDLKEFYHKCKGSNASKSLEYPLVRVVTPAQASAMEVLPVPIPEEDGQEKEPEAEAEAEAETSDGGGSTTFARKMETTISTVWVEFEEDDKLIPGDGGHSSKEPKAS; encoded by the coding sequence ATGAAGGTGTTCAAGGGCAAGATTTGGGCAGCCATCGGGTCACTCATGGATCACGCGGGTACAGCATCCACCAaggcctcctcggcggcggccgttCCCGACCGGGCTCTCCTCGCCGACATCGAGGCGGCCGTCGAGCggtgcaccggcggcggcgggggcggcgacgacgacaggCACGTCCACGAGATCCTCTTCCTCGTCTCCAACGCGCCGGGCGCGATCACTTTCCTCTCGCGGCGCATCACGGTGCGCCTCGAGGCGGCGcgcgccccggccgcggcgctcCGCTCGCTGCTCCtcgtccaccgcctcctccgcgccggcgaCCGCTACTTCGAGCAGGACCTCCGCGGCCTCTGGGCGTCCCGCGACCTCCGCGTCGACGCGCCGCGGTGCAGCTGctccccgctcgccgccggagccggcgccgcgtacgtcagcgccggcgccgcggccgccaccggcgcgtGCGCCTTCGTCCACGGCTATTCGGCCTACCTCGAGGAGCGCATGCAGTGGGTGATCAACCAGGCCGGCAACCTGGAgccagcgcggcggccgccggcgctggcgccgcctAACCACGACGGCaagcctccaccacctccgccctcctcctcctcctcccacgacGCCGAAGCCGAGACGCTGCTGCTCAAGCTCGCCATGTGCCAGAGGCTGCTGGACCTCGCCATCCAGCTGCTGCCGGACAACAACACCAGCGGCTGCGCCGCCGTCCGGTCGGCGTTCGGCATTGTGCTCCGGGAGAGCTTCAAGGTCTACGACGCCTTCACAGAGGGCCTCGACGCGATGCTGCTGCGGTCGAGGAGCCTCGCCGGGCTGAGCAAGCCGATGAGGGTCTCGGCTCACGAGATCCTGAAGAAGGCGTGCGCCCAGACGCCGGACCTCAAGGAGTTCTACCACAAGTGCAAGGGGAGCAACGCCAGCAAGAGCCTCGAATACCCTCTCGTCAGGGTCGTCACGCCGGCGCAGGCCTCCGCCATGGAGGTGTTGCCCGTGCCCATCCCGGAAGAAGATGGCCAGGAGAAAgagccggaggcggaggcagaggcagaggcagagaCTAGTGATGGTGGGGGTTCGACGACGTTTGCGCGCAAGATGGAGACGACGATCAGCACGGTCTGGGTTGAGTTCGAGGAGGATGACAAGCTGATCCCTGGTGATGGTGGTCACTCGTCCAAAGAGCCAAAAGCTAGCTAA
- the LOC117833945 gene encoding 21.9 kDa heat shock protein: MTMAAASRKASVPGTSVLAAVAVVTALLVQATPAAALVPYGRGLMWDLLDDPFRVLEQSPFSAPATSPPRVTGGSEAGLAGVALARCDWKETPDAHVISVDVPGVRREDVKVEVEENSRVLRISGERRADEEKDGERWHRAERAAGRFWRRFRMPAGADVDRVSARLESGVLTVTVPKVAGHRGREPRVISIAGGDDGGAEEAAEVKASKAEM; this comes from the coding sequence ATGACAATGGCCGCTGCGTCTAGGAAGGCGTCAGTTCCGGGAACCTCCGTcctcgcggcggtggcggtggtaaCGGCGCTGCTGGTGCAGGCCACGCCCGCAGCGGCGCTGGTGCCGTACGGGCGCGGGCTGATGTGGGACCTGCTCGACGACCCGTTCCGGGTGCTCGAGCAGTCGCCGTTCTCGGCCCCGGCGACGTCGCCACCGAGGGTGACGGGCGGCAGCGAGGCGGGGCTTGCCGGAGTGGCGCTGGCGCGGTGCGACTGGAAGGAGACCCCCGACGCGCACGTCATCTCGGTGGACGTGCCCGGGGTGCGGCGTGAGGACGTGAAggtcgaggtggaggagaacAGCCGGGTGCTCCGAAtctccggcgagcggcgggccgaCGAGGAGAAGGATGGCGAGCGGTGGCACCGCGCCGAGCGCGCCGCGGGGCGGTTCTGGAGAAGGTTCCGGATGCCCGCCGGAGCCGACGTCGACCGCGTGTCCGCCAGGCTGGAGAGCGGCGTGCTCACCGTAACCGTGCCCAAGGTCGCCGGGCACCGCGGGCGGGAACCGCGCGTCATCAgcatcgccggcggcgatgatggcggtgcggaggaggcggcggaggtcaAGGCGTCCAAAGCCGAGATGTGA
- the LOC117866684 gene encoding PHD finger protein ALFIN-LIKE 8: MDGGGTPRSPEDVFRDFRARRAGMIKALTTDVEKFYQQCDPEKENLCLYGLPNETWEVNLPAEEVPPELPEPALGINFARDGMDEKDWLSLVAVHSDAWLLAVAFYFGARFGFDKESRKRLFVMINNLPTIYEVVTGTAKKQTKEKTPKSSSKNNKSGTKPPRQPEPNSRGSKMPPPKDEDDSGGEEDEEEEDHENTLCGSCGDNYGQDEFWICCDACETWFHGKCVKITPAKAEHIKHYKCPNCSGSSKRARA; this comes from the exons atggacggcggcggcacgcccCGCTCGCCGGAGGACGTGTTCCGGGACTTCCGGGCGCGCCGGGCCGGCATGATCAAGGCGCTCACCACCG ACGTGGAGAAGTTCTACCAGCAGTGCGACCCAG AGAAAGAGAATCTGTGCTTGTATGGCCTCCCCAACGAAACATGGGAAGTGAACTTGCCTGCAGAGGAGGTTCCTCCTGAACTTCCAGAGCCGGCTCTAGGAATTAATTTTGCACGTGATGGGATGGATGAGAAAGATTGGCTGTCACTTGTTGCGGTGCATAGTGATGCTTGGCTACTGGCTGTGGCCTTTTACTTTGGAGCAAGATTTGGGTTTGACAAAGAATCCAG gaagCGGCTCTTTGTCATGATTAATAACCTCCCTACCATATATGAGGTTGTCACAGGAACTGCCAAGAAGCAGACCAAAGAAAAAACTCCAAAAAGCAGCAGCAAGAACAATAAATCTGGCACAAAA CcaccgcgccagccagaacCCAACTCAAGGGGTTCCAAGATGCCACCTCCAAAGGATGAGGATGACAGCGGAGgcgaggaagatgaggaagaggaagaccaTGAAAACACATTGTGTGGTTCATGTGGTGACAACTACGGTCAGGATGAGTTCTGGATATGCTGCGATGCCTGCGAGACATGGTTCCATGGCAAGTGTGTCAAGATCACTCCTGCCAAGGCCGAGCACATCAAGCACTACAAGTGCCCGAACTGCAGCGGTAGTAGCAAGAGAGCCCGAGCATGA